The Sphingomonas alpina genome has a segment encoding these proteins:
- a CDS encoding M48 family metallopeptidase encodes MRKAIIWSGIAFAAAMLPAIAHAANPGFDVDQATRAYLDVLQGPARAKSDAYFEGGYWLTLWSALVAIASYLALLPTGLSARFRDWSERLVKRRWLQTALYAVPFTLVSTLIALPWTIYTGYFREKQYGLMNQSFIAWFGEQAIGLAIGILINMALLTALFAVIRRFRRTWWIWGAGTMIVFALFGALIGPVFIAPLFNKYTELPNGPVRDRIVAMARSNNIPAEHVYLFDASKQTKRISANVSGLGPTIRISLNDNLLNRTAPDEIAAVMGHEMGHYVLNHVTKMIAMFAVILLILFGIVYRAGPAMIRRHGARWQVRGIADPAATPVLALMAAVAALVLTPVLNTIIRVNESEADAFGLNVAREPDGFAKIAMRLSEYRKIEPGPIEEALFFDHPSGATRVRMSMQWKKDHVPGAAMVKPDLKLDQ; translated from the coding sequence ATGCGCAAGGCAATCATCTGGAGCGGCATCGCGTTCGCCGCCGCCATGCTACCTGCCATAGCCCATGCCGCCAATCCCGGCTTTGACGTCGATCAGGCGACGCGCGCCTATCTCGATGTGCTGCAGGGTCCCGCACGCGCCAAGTCCGACGCGTATTTCGAAGGCGGCTATTGGCTGACATTATGGTCGGCGCTGGTCGCCATCGCCTCCTATCTCGCGCTTCTCCCGACCGGCCTGTCGGCGCGGTTCCGCGACTGGTCGGAACGGCTGGTCAAACGGCGTTGGCTCCAGACCGCACTTTACGCCGTGCCCTTCACGCTTGTCAGCACGTTGATCGCGCTGCCCTGGACGATCTACACCGGCTATTTCCGCGAGAAGCAGTACGGACTGATGAACCAGTCCTTCATCGCCTGGTTCGGCGAACAGGCGATCGGCCTGGCGATCGGCATCCTCATCAACATGGCCCTGCTGACCGCGCTGTTCGCCGTGATCCGCCGCTTTCGCCGGACCTGGTGGATCTGGGGCGCGGGCACGATGATCGTCTTCGCCCTGTTCGGCGCGCTGATCGGTCCGGTGTTCATCGCGCCGTTGTTCAACAAATATACCGAGCTGCCGAACGGGCCGGTCCGCGACCGGATCGTCGCGATGGCCAGGTCGAACAATATCCCCGCCGAACATGTCTATCTGTTCGATGCGTCGAAACAGACCAAGCGCATCTCGGCCAATGTCTCGGGCCTGGGACCGACGATCCGCATCTCGCTTAACGACAATCTGCTCAATCGCACGGCGCCGGACGAGATCGCCGCGGTGATGGGACATGAGATGGGCCATTATGTGCTCAATCATGTGACCAAGATGATCGCGATGTTCGCGGTGATCCTGCTGATCCTGTTCGGCATCGTCTATCGCGCCGGCCCGGCGATGATCCGGCGCCATGGCGCACGCTGGCAGGTGCGCGGCATTGCCGATCCTGCCGCGACGCCGGTCCTCGCGTTGATGGCGGCGGTGGCGGCGCTGGTGCTGACCCCTGTCCTCAACACGATCATCCGGGTGAACGAAAGCGAGGCCGACGCCTTTGGCCTGAACGTCGCGCGCGAGCCCGACGGCTTCGCCAAGATCGCGATGCGGCTGTCGGAATATCGCAAGATCGAACCCGGCCCGATCGAGGAAGCCTTGTTCTTCGACCACCCCTCGGGGGCGACACGCGTGCGCATGTCGATGCAGTGGAAGAAGGATCATGTTCCCGGCGCGGCGATGGTCAAGCCGGACCTGAAGCTCGACCAGTAA
- a CDS encoding M28 family metallopeptidase, with product MFRVIGVVALAGLAGATIAQAAPVPQTAPAPTPTPAPAKRSAAAINAIVNAVLPDDQAAMKAHVMFLASDAMRGREAGSPEFDIAAQYVAAQFYAAGLRPAGQDGGYIQKVPLTTYKAADKGNFVLSKAGAPPQALVFGEDYTPGANPGRRETAIDAPVVFVGYGIVAPHVKRDDYAGVDVRGKIVAYFGGAPNSLQSEERAHFASPATKAVIAADHGAVGTIILDRPGLARGRSFATQARDWDEARTTWANPDGTGENAGAPGLGTISAAGAAKLFAGAKVKWEDMLKQANNSETRFKAVELPGTLTVALKTSFEPESSANVAGIIPGTDPKVGKEIVILSAHLDHIGVGKPDATGDTINNGAEDNAVGIASLIEEAKRFKASGKPPRRTIMFLAVTAEEKGLVGSDYFAKHPTVAKEAIVADVNLDMPLLTYRFEDMVVFGADRSTLGPIVSKAVAGVGVTMSPDPDPSQAIFVRSDHYRFVQQGIPSVFLWPGQAGAGKAAWAKFFADNYHQPSDEISLPIDWAQGIRFVDANYAIAREIADGDDRPRWNKGDFFGLLYKGYGAR from the coding sequence ATGTTTCGAGTAATCGGCGTGGTAGCGCTGGCTGGCCTGGCCGGAGCGACAATTGCCCAGGCCGCGCCAGTCCCCCAAACCGCGCCGGCGCCAACGCCGACACCCGCGCCCGCCAAGCGGAGCGCCGCCGCGATCAACGCGATCGTCAACGCGGTGCTGCCCGACGATCAGGCGGCAATGAAAGCGCATGTCATGTTCCTCGCCTCCGACGCGATGCGCGGGCGTGAGGCGGGAAGCCCGGAATTCGACATCGCGGCGCAATATGTCGCGGCGCAATTCTATGCCGCCGGCCTGCGGCCGGCCGGCCAGGATGGCGGCTATATCCAGAAAGTGCCGCTGACCACCTACAAGGCGGCCGACAAAGGCAATTTCGTGCTGTCCAAGGCCGGCGCACCGCCCCAGGCGCTGGTGTTCGGGGAGGATTATACGCCGGGCGCCAATCCGGGCCGGCGCGAAACGGCGATCGACGCGCCGGTGGTATTCGTCGGTTATGGCATCGTCGCGCCGCATGTGAAGCGCGACGATTATGCCGGTGTCGATGTGCGGGGCAAGATCGTCGCCTATTTCGGCGGCGCGCCGAACAGCCTGCAAAGCGAGGAGCGCGCGCATTTCGCCAGCCCCGCGACCAAGGCGGTGATCGCGGCCGATCATGGCGCTGTCGGTACGATCATACTCGACCGGCCGGGCCTGGCGCGCGGGCGCAGCTTCGCCACTCAGGCGCGCGACTGGGACGAGGCGCGCACGACCTGGGCCAATCCCGACGGCACCGGCGAAAACGCCGGCGCCCCGGGCCTTGGCACGATCAGCGCGGCGGGCGCGGCCAAGCTGTTCGCCGGGGCGAAGGTCAAGTGGGAGGACATGCTCAAACAGGCCAACAACAGCGAAACCAGGTTCAAGGCAGTCGAACTGCCCGGCACGCTGACCGTTGCGCTGAAGACCAGCTTCGAGCCGGAATCGAGCGCCAATGTCGCCGGGATCATTCCGGGGACGGACCCGAAGGTCGGCAAGGAAATCGTCATCCTGTCCGCACATCTCGATCATATCGGCGTGGGCAAGCCCGATGCGACCGGTGACACGATCAACAATGGCGCGGAGGACAATGCGGTCGGCATCGCCTCGCTGATCGAGGAAGCGAAGCGTTTCAAGGCGAGCGGCAAGCCGCCGCGCCGCACCATCATGTTCCTTGCCGTCACTGCCGAGGAAAAGGGCCTGGTCGGCTCCGATTATTTCGCAAAACACCCGACCGTGGCGAAGGAAGCCATCGTCGCCGACGTCAATCTCGATATGCCGCTGCTCACCTATCGCTTCGAGGATATGGTGGTGTTCGGCGCCGACCGCTCGACGCTCGGCCCGATCGTCAGCAAGGCGGTCGCCGGAGTCGGCGTGACCATGTCGCCCGATCCCGATCCGTCCCAGGCGATCTTCGTGCGCTCCGACCATTACCGCTTCGTGCAGCAGGGTATTCCCTCGGTCTTTCTGTGGCCCGGCCAGGCTGGCGCGGGCAAGGCGGCCTGGGCCAAATTCTTCGCCGACAATTACCATCAACCCTCGGACGAGATATCACTGCCGATCGACTGGGCGCAGGGCATCCGCTTCGTTGACGCGAACTATGCGATCGCGCGCGAGATCGCTGATGGCGACGACCGGCCACGCTGGAACAAGGGCGATTTCTTCGGCCTGCTCTACAAGGGATATGGCGCGCGATAG
- the pepN gene encoding aminopeptidase N, whose protein sequence is MLDVQTATAHPAVTRREDYRPPDWQVPEIALDLDLDPASTRVNATLNVVRTSAHDRPLVLDGAGQTPLSVKVDGVAINDWRIEEDALVIPLSGSAHVIETEVEIAPDRNTQLMGLYASGGNLCTQCEAEGFRRITFFPDRPDVLTRYKVRMAADKARFPVLLANGDPVGAGDLGDGRHWAEWHDPYPKPCYLFAMVAGDLVANRATFITRSGRQVALGIWVRPADLPKTAHAIEALKTSMKWDEDVYGREYDLDVFNIVAVDDFNFGAMENKGLNIFNSRYILADAETATDYDFDAIAAVVAHEYFHNWSGNRVTCRDWFQLSLKEGFTVFRDQSFSADQGSAAVKRIEDVRGLRAAQFPEDSGPLAHAIRPDAYLEISNFYTATIYNKGAEVIRMMATMLGPKQFRAATDLYFDRFDGTAATCEDFVACMEEGGGIDLTQFRLWYSQAGTPRVSASLTHEPGSGRAVLKLAQRMPPTPGQPDKKPMVLPLKLKLFGAETAQPIGSEQLILLSDAEEQISFETVTERPVLSINRGFSAPVIVETDRSAADLAFLSAHDDDPFARYEAMQQLMLDTLVEGAKHGQADHAAVIAAVANTLQDPHLDSAFIAEAVLLPSDSFIGDQMALVDPEAIFRAREALRRDLGRALEAQWRAAYDGARAAKFEYSPSAKGQRRLKTVALGYIAASGAVDAASLAFGQFEAADNMTDRQGALTTLVSGNAPERIAALDIFYNRYSDNALVLDKWFSTQALSARDDTLAMVTELARHRDFTLANPNRARALVGAFSVNQRAFNQASGEGYRFVADQLIALDKLNPQTAAKLIPPLGRWRRFDEARAAMMRAELERIVATPGLSKDMFEQASRSLAG, encoded by the coding sequence ATGTTAGACGTTCAGACCGCCACCGCCCATCCCGCCGTCACCCGCCGTGAGGATTATCGCCCGCCCGACTGGCAGGTACCCGAAATCGCGCTCGATCTCGATCTCGACCCGGCTTCGACGCGGGTCAATGCGACGCTCAACGTGGTGCGGACCAGCGCACATGATCGGCCGCTGGTGCTCGACGGCGCCGGGCAGACGCCCTTGTCGGTAAAGGTTGACGGCGTCGCGATCAACGACTGGCGGATCGAGGAGGATGCGCTGGTGATCCCGCTATCGGGGTCCGCACATGTGATCGAAACCGAGGTCGAGATCGCGCCCGACCGCAATACCCAGTTGATGGGCCTCTATGCCTCTGGCGGCAATCTGTGCACTCAGTGCGAGGCGGAAGGGTTCCGTCGCATCACCTTCTTCCCCGACCGGCCCGATGTCCTGACCCGTTACAAGGTACGCATGGCGGCGGACAAGGCGCGCTTCCCGGTGTTGCTCGCCAATGGCGATCCGGTCGGTGCGGGCGATCTGGGCGACGGGCGGCACTGGGCCGAGTGGCACGATCCTTATCCCAAGCCTTGCTATCTCTTCGCGATGGTCGCTGGCGATCTGGTCGCCAACCGCGCGACCTTCATCACGCGTTCGGGCCGCCAGGTCGCGCTGGGCATCTGGGTGCGTCCCGCCGACCTGCCCAAGACCGCGCACGCGATCGAGGCGCTCAAGACCTCGATGAAGTGGGACGAGGACGTCTATGGCCGCGAATATGATCTCGACGTGTTCAACATCGTTGCGGTCGATGATTTCAATTTCGGCGCGATGGAGAATAAAGGCCTCAATATCTTCAATTCGCGCTACATTCTGGCCGATGCGGAAACCGCGACCGATTATGATTTCGACGCGATCGCCGCGGTCGTTGCGCATGAATATTTCCACAACTGGTCGGGCAACCGGGTTACCTGCCGCGACTGGTTTCAGCTCTCGCTGAAGGAAGGCTTCACCGTCTTTCGCGATCAGAGCTTCTCAGCCGATCAGGGATCGGCGGCGGTCAAGCGGATCGAGGATGTGCGCGGCCTTCGCGCCGCGCAGTTCCCGGAGGATTCGGGTCCGCTGGCGCATGCGATCCGTCCCGACGCCTATCTCGAAATCTCCAATTTCTACACGGCCACGATCTACAACAAGGGTGCCGAGGTCATCCGCATGATGGCGACGATGCTCGGCCCGAAGCAATTCCGCGCCGCGACCGATCTCTATTTCGACCGCTTCGACGGTACGGCGGCGACCTGCGAGGATTTCGTGGCATGCATGGAAGAGGGCGGCGGCATCGACCTGACCCAGTTCCGGCTATGGTATTCACAGGCTGGCACGCCGCGCGTCTCCGCCTCGCTGACTCATGAACCCGGAAGCGGCCGCGCGGTGCTGAAGCTCGCGCAACGCATGCCGCCGACGCCCGGCCAGCCCGACAAGAAGCCTATGGTCCTGCCCCTCAAGCTCAAGCTGTTCGGTGCCGAGACCGCACAGCCGATCGGATCGGAACAGCTCATCCTGCTGTCGGATGCGGAAGAGCAGATCAGCTTCGAGACCGTCACCGAACGCCCGGTCCTGTCGATCAATCGCGGCTTTTCCGCGCCGGTGATCGTCGAGACCGACCGCTCGGCCGCCGATCTCGCCTTTCTCTCGGCGCATGACGACGATCCCTTTGCGCGCTACGAAGCGATGCAGCAACTGATGCTCGATACGCTGGTCGAGGGTGCGAAACATGGGCAGGCTGACCATGCTGCGGTGATCGCGGCGGTCGCCAATACGCTGCAGGACCCACATCTCGATTCGGCCTTCATTGCCGAAGCCGTACTGTTGCCGTCCGACAGCTTTATCGGCGATCAGATGGCGCTGGTCGATCCCGAAGCGATCTTCCGCGCGCGCGAGGCATTGCGCCGCGATCTCGGCCGAGCGCTCGAGGCACAGTGGCGTGCGGCCTATGACGGCGCGCGCGCCGCCAAGTTCGAATATTCCCCCTCGGCCAAGGGGCAGCGCCGCCTGAAGACAGTCGCGCTCGGCTATATCGCGGCAAGCGGTGCGGTCGATGCGGCGAGCCTGGCCTTTGGCCAGTTCGAGGCGGCGGACAATATGACCGACCGGCAAGGCGCACTGACCACATTGGTCAGCGGCAATGCGCCGGAGCGGATCGCGGCGCTCGACATCTTCTACAATCGCTACAGCGACAATGCGCTGGTACTCGACAAATGGTTCTCGACCCAGGCGCTCTCGGCACGCGATGATACGCTGGCGATGGTCACCGAACTGGCGCGCCACCGCGACTTCACGCTCGCCAATCCGAACCGCGCCCGCGCCTTGGTCGGGGCGTTCAGCGTCAACCAGCGCGCGTTCAATCAGGCGTCGGGCGAAGGCTATCGCTTCGTCGCCGATCAGTTGATCGCGCTGGACAAGCTCAACCCGCAGACCGCCGCCAAGCTGATCCCGCCACTTGGCCGCTGGCGCCGCTTCGATGAAGCGCGTGCGGCGATGATGCGGGCGGAACTGGAGCGGATCGTCGCGACGCCGGGGCTGTCGAAGGATATGTTCGAACAGGCGTCGCGAAGCCTGGCGGGATAG
- a CDS encoding radical SAM protein, with the protein MPAPLGGAISDRLLLDEKTIFGHPPLEALCIVFARCNMACPSCCRGSQHEDPETKLTVGARSFSFDHVVREIETEMQAAGAYPGIKKIPYLTGGDPSTFIRESVALAKYFADLGVKIGFAHNGFSAKFARAIAPYSQYAAIDIKASRPHEFEYTTGVKSSLFSKYMQEVTQVLRILASHDVFTEVRYPIFDFTQESDMDEVAAMASGEMGSNSILLYRIYLPSNEQTFVPRTWSEITEIANRISARHPSIKIGCLEGFSLNRKFALYAKGDLIDTLGLKGVHDFSSIAHNRGKFLRLEAKDRLAMV; encoded by the coding sequence ATGCCGGCCCCGCTTGGTGGGGCGATTTCGGACAGGCTTTTACTGGATGAGAAGACGATATTCGGTCATCCGCCACTGGAAGCGCTGTGCATCGTTTTCGCCCGCTGCAACATGGCGTGCCCAAGCTGTTGCCGGGGCAGTCAGCATGAGGATCCCGAGACAAAACTGACGGTAGGCGCGCGCTCTTTCTCCTTCGATCACGTCGTCCGCGAAATCGAGACGGAAATGCAGGCGGCAGGGGCGTATCCGGGAATCAAGAAAATACCCTATTTGACGGGAGGCGATCCCTCCACCTTCATCCGCGAGAGCGTGGCATTAGCGAAGTATTTTGCCGATCTCGGCGTCAAGATCGGTTTCGCTCATAATGGATTTTCTGCGAAATTCGCACGGGCCATCGCACCGTACAGTCAATATGCCGCGATCGATATCAAAGCATCCAGACCTCACGAATTTGAATACACTACAGGGGTAAAAAGCAGCCTTTTTTCAAAATACATGCAGGAAGTGACCCAGGTTTTGCGAATCCTCGCATCGCACGATGTTTTCACCGAAGTTCGATATCCCATTTTCGATTTCACCCAGGAAAGCGATATGGACGAGGTTGCAGCCATGGCTTCGGGAGAGATGGGGAGTAACTCGATATTACTCTATCGAATTTATCTGCCGAGCAACGAACAGACATTCGTTCCGAGAACATGGTCCGAAATTACCGAGATCGCCAACCGGATCAGCGCACGTCATCCATCCATCAAAATAGGATGCCTGGAGGGGTTCAGCCTGAACAGGAAATTCGCCCTGTATGCCAAGGGCGACCTGATCGACACTCTGGGCCTCAAAGGCGTTCATGACTTCTCGTCGATCGCCCATAACCGGGGCAAATTTCTCCGCCTTGAAGCCAAGGACCGATTGGCAATGGTATGA
- a CDS encoding DUF455 family protein, translating to MLNDRKSTSCAPEDSPSLLGRDDLIRTETPQSGILAGIAQTRSFVERQRTLSGYVYALIRVIEHSSAWVGSTQNIDFKIALGQLIGHCGEEVANLHYRLKTLLTKDVTPIATDEYERWLASAATLHDVRSQAAFLSGTLSGLCRHLAWYMSNTDPIGDQPTVILLRGTEISLNHQIAIISSFAADWQDIAFPAPVTATNSHSYLGTEAVPPLVDQPGRPETWQYSEQQIIKPMSHQNYDHLIELGEHMQRWLHQVGIDVEINAMEICGRNIVEFRDMPIEFKLDMARQVWDETRHAQMMRRHLKELGSDFGDYTYCNKVWSKYMLGSTLAERLAIEQVLQEGHALEANIPFGEAMNDAGILHIAEMIDYVDADELRHAYFGCKWLIHIHDGSDTAYLDTVRDMAIRLDMPLAPRGPLQAELRKVAGYPDAFIDLLAMASSKPPQATSSDANGTALAQR from the coding sequence ATGTTGAATGATCGAAAATCTACTTCCTGCGCACCAGAAGATTCCCCTTCTTTGCTGGGCAGAGATGATTTGATTCGAACCGAAACGCCTCAATCCGGTATACTTGCCGGCATTGCGCAAACGCGATCCTTCGTTGAAAGACAAAGGACATTATCTGGATACGTATACGCTCTGATCAGGGTGATTGAACATTCAAGCGCCTGGGTCGGGTCGACGCAGAACATAGACTTCAAGATCGCGCTTGGTCAGCTCATCGGTCATTGTGGTGAAGAAGTTGCCAATCTTCATTACAGACTCAAGACACTCCTGACCAAGGATGTGACTCCGATTGCGACGGATGAATATGAGCGCTGGCTGGCGAGCGCGGCTACGCTGCACGATGTCCGGAGCCAGGCTGCGTTTCTTTCCGGAACACTGAGTGGTCTTTGCCGGCATTTGGCATGGTATATGTCCAATACGGACCCAATTGGTGATCAGCCTACCGTCATACTCCTTCGTGGGACAGAAATTTCCCTCAATCACCAGATTGCCATCATCTCCTCCTTCGCCGCCGATTGGCAGGATATTGCGTTCCCGGCACCCGTCACGGCCACAAATTCGCACAGCTATCTCGGAACCGAGGCGGTGCCGCCCCTGGTCGATCAGCCAGGCCGACCTGAAACCTGGCAATATTCCGAACAGCAAATCATCAAACCGATGAGCCATCAGAACTATGACCATCTCATCGAGCTTGGCGAACATATGCAACGCTGGCTCCATCAGGTGGGGATCGACGTAGAAATCAACGCAATGGAGATTTGCGGGCGGAACATTGTCGAATTCCGCGACATGCCGATCGAGTTCAAACTGGATATGGCACGCCAGGTCTGGGATGAAACGCGTCACGCCCAAATGATGCGCCGCCACCTTAAAGAACTCGGCAGTGATTTCGGAGATTATACCTACTGCAACAAGGTATGGTCAAAATATATGCTGGGCTCCACTTTGGCAGAACGCCTGGCGATCGAACAAGTTCTCCAGGAAGGTCATGCGCTCGAAGCGAATATCCCCTTCGGTGAGGCGATGAATGACGCCGGCATCCTCCACATTGCGGAGATGATCGATTATGTCGACGCCGACGAACTCAGGCATGCGTATTTCGGCTGCAAATGGCTGATCCATATTCATGACGGTTCGGACACGGCTTATCTCGACACGGTGCGGGACATGGCCATCAGGCTGGACATGCCGCTGGCGCCGCGTGGCCCACTCCAGGCGGAGCTACGGAAAGTTGCCGGCTATCCGGATGCGTTCATCGATCTTCTGGCGATGGCAAGCAGCAAGCCTCCGCAAGCGACAAGCAGCGACGCCAATGGAACAGCATTGGCTCAAAGATGA
- a CDS encoding tRNA-binding protein: MHATHDPAAAAAPTIGFDDFLAVDIRIGTIVEALPFPEARKPAYKLAIDFGPTIGIRRSSAQITEHYTLEELPGRQVAAVVNFPARQIGPMMSEVLTLGFPDAEGKVVLFSPSVVVPNGGRLF, encoded by the coding sequence ATGCACGCGACGCATGACCCGGCGGCGGCGGCCGCGCCGACGATCGGCTTCGACGATTTCCTGGCCGTCGATATCCGCATCGGCACGATCGTCGAGGCGCTGCCTTTTCCCGAGGCGCGCAAGCCGGCCTACAAGCTGGCGATCGATTTCGGTCCGACGATCGGGATCAGGCGGTCCTCGGCGCAGATTACCGAACACTACACGCTGGAGGAGCTGCCCGGACGCCAGGTCGCGGCGGTGGTCAATTTCCCGGCACGCCAGATCGGCCCGATGATGTCCGAAGTGCTGACGCTGGGCTTTCCCGATGCCGAGGGGAAAGTCGTATTGTTCAGCCCGAGCGTGGTGGTGCCGAATGGCGGGCGGCTTTTCTAG
- a CDS encoding glutathione S-transferase family protein, whose translation MWQLHQFPLCPFSRKVRLLLGEKGVGYDLVRESPWERRDEFLDMNPAGQVPVMIDPARKILLMDSMAICEYLEETVEKSAMINGTAVNRAEIRRLVAWFDTQFFADITAPLLRERMEKRLVTKESPDSKVLREAMKAAVRHLDYTDYLLDHHNWMAGSTMSLADLAAAAQISVTDYLGGIDWKNHEQTARWYRGLKSRPSFRPLLSERMEGITPPKHYDDVDFDL comes from the coding sequence ATGTGGCAACTCCATCAATTCCCTCTATGTCCTTTTTCACGCAAGGTCCGGCTTCTGCTCGGCGAAAAGGGCGTCGGTTACGATCTCGTGCGCGAATCGCCATGGGAGCGACGTGACGAATTCCTCGACATGAACCCCGCCGGCCAAGTGCCGGTGATGATCGATCCGGCACGGAAAATCCTGCTGATGGATTCGATGGCAATCTGCGAATATCTCGAGGAAACGGTCGAGAAGTCGGCGATGATCAATGGCACGGCGGTCAATCGCGCCGAAATCCGCCGGCTGGTCGCCTGGTTCGACACGCAATTCTTCGCCGATATCACCGCACCGCTGCTCCGCGAACGGATGGAGAAGCGGCTGGTGACCAAGGAATCGCCCGATTCCAAGGTGCTGCGCGAGGCAATGAAGGCGGCAGTGCGTCACCTCGATTATACCGATTATCTGCTCGACCATCACAACTGGATGGCAGGATCGACGATGAGCCTCGCCGACCTGGCGGCGGCGGCACAGATTTCGGTGACAGATTATCTCGGCGGGATCGACTGGAAGAATCATGAACAGACCGCGCGCTGGTATCGCGGGCTGAAGAGCCGTCCGAGCTTCCGACCCCTGCTGTCGGAGCGGATGGAGGGGATCACCCCGCCCAAACATTATGACGATGTGGACTTCGATCTCTGA